A portion of the Leptospirales bacterium genome contains these proteins:
- the mtaB gene encoding tRNA (N(6)-L-threonylcarbamoyladenosine(37)-C(2))-methylthiotransferase MtaB: MNPIAAPSLARPLRVLIETLGCRLNQFESDGLLRRFAASGRYLPAEEDASDIDLAILNSCTVTDQADARNRASLRSLRRRYPGARIVATGCYAQTDSETVAALPEVDLVVGNDRKSQLFEIVDRWLLDGAEAAATDLLEDPSRDPIKQRSQNGYGRRPTMIAPFDYGSKLPLTHTRAYLKIQDGCDRRCSYCKIPQARGPGVSRPAQDCIDHARALEDAGVAEIVLTGVNLGWYRDRSESLRFVKLLERVLDSLKKARLRLSSIEPCDIDADLARLSLHPQFCDFLHAPLQSGSDRILRAMRRSYSSKSFRLRIETFLKINPRVFLGSDVIVGFPGETAEDFRESYDLLEELGFANIHAFRFSPRSGAPAAELGLPRVPDQEIRQRMGKLAALRDRNFQSYWEQERGQRREMIVEQISPTGEFCLGLTDNFLRVIARKSGARRGQILPVEIGDRWIENRIECRLIDESI; this comes from the coding sequence GTGAATCCGATAGCAGCTCCTTCCCTGGCTCGCCCGCTGCGGGTGCTCATTGAAACCCTTGGCTGCCGACTCAATCAATTTGAGAGCGATGGCTTGCTTCGGCGCTTTGCTGCAAGCGGGCGCTATTTGCCGGCGGAGGAAGATGCCAGCGACATCGACCTGGCCATTCTGAATAGCTGTACGGTTACCGATCAGGCGGATGCTCGCAATCGCGCCTCGCTGCGTTCGCTCCGTCGCCGCTATCCTGGCGCACGAATTGTGGCAACGGGCTGCTATGCCCAGACCGACAGCGAAACGGTCGCCGCCCTGCCAGAGGTTGATCTGGTAGTTGGCAATGATCGCAAGTCACAGCTCTTTGAAATTGTAGATCGCTGGCTGCTGGATGGCGCTGAAGCAGCTGCTACCGACCTCCTCGAAGATCCATCCAGGGACCCAATCAAGCAACGCTCTCAAAATGGTTACGGCCGGCGACCGACCATGATCGCTCCCTTCGACTATGGCAGCAAACTGCCGCTGACGCACACGCGCGCCTATTTGAAGATTCAAGATGGCTGCGATCGCCGCTGCAGTTATTGCAAAATTCCGCAGGCCAGAGGCCCAGGCGTATCTCGTCCTGCGCAGGATTGCATCGATCACGCCAGGGCGCTGGAGGATGCCGGAGTTGCGGAGATTGTTCTGACCGGCGTTAACCTCGGTTGGTACCGCGATCGCTCCGAGAGTTTGCGCTTTGTTAAGCTACTGGAAAGGGTCCTGGATTCCCTGAAAAAGGCCCGCCTCCGACTCTCCAGCATCGAACCCTGCGACATAGATGCAGATCTTGCCCGATTGAGCCTGCATCCGCAATTTTGCGATTTTCTGCACGCGCCGCTGCAAAGCGGCAGCGATCGGATTCTGCGAGCAATGCGACGCAGCTACAGCAGCAAGAGTTTCCGGCTGCGCATTGAAACCTTCTTGAAGATCAATCCGCGTGTATTTCTGGGTTCCGATGTAATCGTTGGTTTCCCCGGCGAGACGGCGGAGGATTTTCGGGAAAGCTATGATTTGCTGGAAGAGCTGGGTTTTGCCAATATCCACGCCTTTCGGTTCTCTCCACGCAGCGGAGCGCCGGCGGCGGAGCTTGGTCTGCCACGAGTCCCGGACCAGGAGATCCGCCAGCGAATGGGCAAGCTGGCCGCATTGCGCGATAGGAATTTTCAGAGCTACTGGGAACAGGAGCGGGGACAGCGTCGCGAAATGATAGTCGAGCAGATTTCGCCGACAGGCGAGTTCTGCCTTGGACTGACTGATAATTTCCTGCGCGTCATTGCAAGGAAGAGCGGCGCGCGCCGCGGGCAGATACTTCCCGTAGAAATCGGAGACAGATGGATCGAGAACCGCATCGAGTGTCGCCTGATCGATGAGAGCATCTAG
- a CDS encoding tetratricopeptide repeat protein — protein sequence MSLKQGFILMLGVSLLTGGVALLAGRSLDWFRGEDAHRQELRQTEARLREADELLRQNSEEGARQAAVIYNQVLSQNIGRRTNQFARFGLAAALERTDNRPTALDYFRELKSDPQLDPELRDRVDFSVGRLLLFINHEEEGRSLLEGLLARNIDQRLRSHVHTAFGYFYLRAGEFRRARDNFRVALKYHPENLEAERGRALAASRGGREWAGYAYYDEYLTGNANLQPHERATEARALGEEAFRNGMAAERQGRHDEAIRHFRRSLEGADADLNERATYWMAESYAASGGIQAALAHYDRVLRNGDRSLDQPALIQRGILLSRLGKLDAAARSFQRAIDDFPAGAYTEKAIEWKREIDAQIQERFYQEDLERRPNGQTLYPEGGRPPAEVPGGDSDSDDSAASSADRR from the coding sequence ATGAGTCTAAAGCAAGGTTTCATATTGATGCTGGGCGTCTCCCTGCTTACGGGAGGGGTGGCGTTGCTGGCCGGTCGCTCTCTGGATTGGTTTCGGGGCGAGGACGCACATCGTCAGGAGCTGCGCCAAACCGAGGCGCGGCTGCGCGAGGCCGATGAGTTGCTGCGACAGAACAGCGAGGAGGGGGCCCGGCAGGCGGCTGTCATCTACAACCAGGTTCTGTCACAGAATATCGGCCGGCGTACCAATCAGTTTGCGCGCTTTGGCCTCGCGGCAGCCCTGGAGCGAACGGACAATCGCCCCACCGCCCTGGATTACTTTCGCGAATTGAAATCCGATCCGCAGCTGGACCCCGAACTGCGCGACCGCGTTGACTTCTCCGTTGGACGATTGCTGCTTTTCATCAATCATGAAGAGGAGGGCCGTTCCCTGCTTGAGGGGCTGCTGGCGCGTAATATCGATCAACGTTTGCGCTCGCACGTTCATACGGCTTTTGGCTATTTCTATTTGCGCGCTGGCGAGTTTCGGCGGGCGCGGGATAACTTCCGCGTCGCCCTGAAATACCATCCGGAGAATCTGGAAGCGGAGCGCGGGCGCGCCCTGGCTGCCAGTCGCGGCGGCCGCGAGTGGGCCGGTTACGCCTACTATGATGAGTATCTGACCGGTAACGCCAATCTGCAGCCGCACGAGCGCGCTACCGAGGCTCGCGCTCTAGGCGAGGAAGCGTTTCGCAATGGAATGGCGGCGGAGCGCCAGGGTCGTCATGACGAGGCAATTCGCCATTTCCGCAGGTCGCTGGAAGGCGCCGACGCTGATTTGAATGAACGCGCCACCTACTGGATGGCCGAGAGCTATGCCGCCAGTGGCGGCATTCAGGCGGCGCTGGCGCACTACGATCGCGTTCTCCGCAACGGCGATCGCAGCCTGGACCAGCCGGCCCTCATCCAGCGCGGCATATTGCTATCCAGACTCGGCAAGCTAGATGCCGCGGCGCGCTCCTTCCAGCGTGCAATTGACGATTTCCCCGCCGGCGCCTATACGGAAAAGGCAATTGAATGGAAACGTGAAATCGACGCTCAAATTCAAGAACGCTTTTACCAGGAAGACCTTGAACGGCGGCCAAATGGACAGACACTTTATCCGGAAGGCGGCAGGCCGCCGGCCGAGGTCCCGGGCGGCGATAGTGACAGCGACGATTCCGCGGCCAGCTCCGCTGACCGCCGATGA
- a CDS encoding ATP-dependent Clp protease ATP-binding subunit, producing the protein MFDFTKRAKRVINEYAQQEAKRLGHDMIGPEHILLGLLREEDSVAIKILKNLNIDLGELKKEVERRSKQGGSTLLIDISPNPDKYQKIIDYSKEEAKRLKHNYVGTEHILLALLRDNNNVAGAALANFSVNYSVIKGEILRILGVATSGAASSSRQQSQEKSRTPTLDEFARDLTQLARDKKLDPVIGRDAEIQRLIQVLCRKTKNNPVLIGEAGVGKTAIVEGLAERIVSHQTPDILFEKRVIALDLASLVAGTKYRGEFEDRLKKIMREIQNSTNIIVFIDELHTLIGAGAAEGAIDAANMLKPALARGEIQCIGATTLNEFRKYIEKDSALERRFQSILVKEPSMDDTILILKGLKRAFETHHKVSYSDESLELAVKLSERYINDRYLPDKAIDVIDEAGSRARLQNSSRPEEIVTLEEEIKDLVQKKDDMVKAQEYEKAAQIRDEINARKEVLEEKISQWQEKIADYSVAISSEDIFAVLSLWTGIPLEKIEEGEAQKLLRMEQELGRRVVGQVEAVTQVSRAVRRSRTGFKDPKKPSGSFIFLGPTGVGKTELARALAEFLFGDEKNLFRLDMSEYMEPHSVSKLIGSPPGYVGYDDAGQLSEFIRRRPYSVVLFDEVEKAHPDVFNLLLQILDEGTLTDTHGRKVDFRETIVILTSNLGAREMQRGGKLGFAESSDRREEFKKDKLLDELKKHFNPEFLNRIDEVITFHTLTREDIRKIIDIMAARMNRHLVEKKVQVLLDNEASDLIAEMGYDEKFGARPLRRTLQRELEDYMANRMLEGAYKDPTEILVGCNKDDAGKRSLRYEERFWPGYETLRKEREAEIQRKHEELNRKNAPPAASAGASEDKETDPNPSRPANTGQVG; encoded by the coding sequence ATGTTTGATTTCACCAAGAGAGCGAAGCGGGTGATCAACGAGTACGCCCAGCAAGAAGCCAAGCGCCTTGGCCACGACATGATCGGACCGGAGCATATCCTGCTTGGCCTGTTGCGTGAGGAGGACTCGGTTGCGATCAAGATTCTGAAAAACCTGAATATCGACCTTGGCGAATTGAAAAAAGAAGTCGAACGTCGATCCAAACAGGGCGGCAGCACGCTGCTAATCGATATATCACCCAATCCGGACAAGTACCAGAAGATCATTGATTACTCCAAAGAAGAAGCAAAGCGCCTCAAGCATAACTACGTAGGCACGGAGCACATCCTGCTTGCGTTGTTGCGCGACAACAACAACGTAGCTGGCGCGGCGCTTGCTAACTTCAGCGTTAACTATTCGGTCATCAAAGGCGAAATCCTGCGCATACTGGGCGTGGCAACCTCCGGCGCCGCCAGCTCCAGCCGGCAGCAAAGCCAGGAGAAATCGCGCACGCCAACCCTCGACGAATTTGCACGAGACCTCACGCAACTGGCTCGCGACAAGAAGCTGGACCCTGTGATCGGACGCGATGCGGAGATCCAGCGGCTGATTCAAGTGCTGTGTCGCAAGACCAAGAACAATCCCGTCCTGATCGGCGAAGCTGGCGTCGGGAAGACTGCCATTGTAGAAGGCCTGGCCGAGCGGATCGTCAGCCACCAAACGCCGGATATCCTTTTTGAAAAGCGCGTCATTGCTCTGGATCTTGCCAGCCTGGTGGCCGGCACCAAGTACCGCGGTGAATTTGAAGATCGCCTGAAAAAGATCATGCGAGAGATTCAGAATTCCACCAACATCATTGTGTTCATCGATGAATTGCATACCTTGATTGGCGCCGGCGCCGCCGAGGGCGCCATCGATGCGGCCAACATGCTGAAGCCCGCGCTGGCTCGCGGCGAGATCCAGTGCATTGGCGCCACGACGCTCAATGAATTTCGCAAGTACATTGAAAAAGATTCGGCGCTGGAACGTCGCTTTCAATCGATCCTTGTAAAAGAGCCGTCAATGGACGATACCATTTTAATATTGAAAGGTTTGAAAAGGGCCTTCGAGACGCACCACAAGGTCAGCTACTCCGACGAATCGCTGGAGCTTGCCGTTAAACTTTCAGAACGCTACATCAATGATCGCTACCTGCCGGACAAGGCTATCGATGTGATCGACGAAGCGGGCAGCCGCGCCCGACTGCAGAATTCTTCACGGCCCGAGGAAATCGTCACTCTGGAGGAGGAAATCAAAGACCTCGTCCAGAAAAAAGATGATATGGTCAAGGCGCAGGAGTATGAAAAGGCTGCGCAAATCCGCGACGAAATCAACGCGCGCAAAGAAGTACTGGAAGAGAAAATCAGTCAGTGGCAGGAGAAAATCGCCGATTACTCCGTGGCGATCAGCTCGGAAGACATCTTTGCCGTACTGAGTCTCTGGACTGGAATTCCGCTGGAGAAAATCGAAGAAGGCGAAGCCCAGAAGCTGTTGCGTATGGAGCAGGAACTCGGGCGCCGAGTCGTCGGCCAGGTGGAAGCCGTTACGCAGGTCAGCCGCGCGGTGCGTCGTTCACGGACTGGCTTCAAGGACCCCAAGAAGCCTTCGGGCAGCTTTATCTTTCTGGGGCCTACTGGCGTGGGCAAGACTGAGCTGGCTCGCGCCCTGGCGGAATTTCTTTTTGGCGACGAGAAGAACCTTTTTCGCCTCGATATGTCCGAGTATATGGAGCCCCATTCGGTGTCCAAGTTGATTGGTTCGCCCCCGGGCTACGTGGGCTACGACGATGCCGGACAGCTCTCCGAGTTTATTCGCCGCCGCCCTTACTCGGTCGTACTCTTTGATGAAGTAGAGAAGGCCCATCCCGACGTATTCAATCTGCTCTTGCAGATTCTGGACGAGGGGACGTTGACCGACACCCACGGTCGCAAGGTTGACTTTCGCGAAACAATCGTAATATTGACCTCCAACCTGGGCGCCCGTGAAATGCAGCGCGGCGGCAAGCTTGGCTTTGCCGAAAGTTCGGACCGCAGAGAGGAATTCAAGAAGGACAAACTGCTTGATGAGCTCAAGAAGCACTTCAATCCGGAATTTCTGAATCGAATCGACGAGGTGATTACCTTCCACACGCTAACGCGCGAAGACATTCGCAAGATCATCGATATCATGGCGGCGCGTATGAATCGCCACCTCGTCGAGAAAAAGGTTCAGGTGCTGCTCGACAACGAGGCCAGCGACCTGATCGCCGAAATGGGCTACGACGAGAAGTTTGGCGCCCGGCCCTTGCGTCGCACGCTGCAACGCGAGCTGGAAGACTATATGGCCAATCGAATGCTGGAGGGCGCCTACAAGGACCCTACCGAGATTCTGGTCGGATGCAATAAGGACGACGCTGGCAAACGCAGCTTGCGCTATGAAGAGCGTTTCTGGCCCGGTTATGAAACGTTGCGCAAGGAGCGCGAGGCTGAAATCCAGCGCAAACATGAGGAACTGAATCGCAAGAATGCGCCTCCGGCTGCCTCTGCGGGCGCCAGCGAGGATAAGGAGACGGATCCCAATCCTTCCAGACCGGCAAACACCGGACAGGTAGGCTGA
- a CDS encoding tetratricopeptide repeat protein, with translation MHRNLFLLLFVPAVLVSALIAQSAPRYDEALNNYRAGKYEDALAVIRSVFDSNRNSTELRTLAGASYLAQGQTDPALAHARYCINANPQSISCRILKVRVLRRSDPVEAAHSAEGAIRETGENAALRLEAAAAYFVAGRLDLARRHLEKVIAANQKNFAALYLDGLIFLKQMRYEEAEFRLRNALNAAPPTRADAVRTLVNLGAAVENQAMALRSAAKSAEAAGRFREAGDLYRRALELNEQHAAARAGLERVRQAQ, from the coding sequence ATGCATCGAAACCTCTTCTTGCTACTGTTCGTGCCAGCCGTATTGGTTAGCGCTTTGATTGCCCAATCCGCGCCGCGTTACGACGAAGCGCTGAACAATTACCGCGCCGGGAAATACGAAGATGCCCTGGCGGTGATACGCTCGGTCTTTGACAGCAATCGCAATTCGACGGAACTACGCACTCTGGCTGGCGCCAGTTATCTGGCCCAGGGTCAAACCGACCCGGCGCTGGCTCACGCGCGCTACTGCATTAACGCCAACCCTCAAAGCATTTCCTGCCGCATACTCAAGGTTCGAGTCTTGCGGCGCAGCGATCCTGTCGAGGCAGCGCATAGCGCAGAGGGCGCTATCCGTGAAACAGGAGAAAATGCGGCGCTTCGCCTGGAGGCCGCCGCCGCCTATTTTGTAGCCGGTCGCCTGGATCTTGCCCGCCGGCACCTGGAAAAGGTAATTGCGGCCAATCAGAAGAATTTTGCCGCGCTCTATCTCGACGGACTGATCTTCCTGAAACAGATGCGCTACGAAGAGGCTGAATTTCGGCTGCGCAACGCGTTGAATGCCGCTCCGCCGACCAGGGCCGATGCAGTGCGCACTCTGGTGAATCTTGGCGCCGCAGTTGAGAACCAGGCCATGGCATTGCGGAGCGCGGCTAAGAGCGCGGAAGCCGCCGGTCGATTTCGCGAGGCCGGCGACCTCTACCGCCGGGCGCTGGAACTCAACGAGCAGCACGCGGCCGCGCGCGCTGGACTGGAACGGGTCCGCCAGGCACAGTGA
- a CDS encoding metalloenzyme has protein sequence MASSPLKHYTCSSSPGNKEPWRTKLSIIYLFLDGVGLGDNDPDRNPYSRYAHSFLSAAGGKTGNTPGNWTVVETDASLGYPGLPQSATGQTALWTGVNGARAMGRHMTGFPGPTLIRVIERYSIIKRLCEAGLRCSLMNAYTHSYIERIQQRPRLASASTHVQRVSGQRLKTVDDLEQNDALYMDITHEIMHQIYPDLAERFPTQSARQRGADFARIASNYDLCLFEFFLTDKAGHEQSFEMCAWCIQVLEEFLDGLCAAMDPQRDLLVIASDHGNSEDLSVKTHTHRAVPTFLFGNGAEAGAKSIRSLIDIPPFLYSQLGLPDGSPEESHRRSAELAAESSLSLSPPGTSAGGLPPSG, from the coding sequence ATGGCCAGTTCGCCCCTAAAGCACTATACCTGTAGTAGCAGCCCCGGCAATAAGGAACCCTGGCGGACGAAATTGAGCATCATCTACCTTTTCCTCGATGGAGTCGGTCTGGGCGATAACGATCCGGATCGCAATCCCTACTCCCGCTACGCCCATAGCTTCTTATCGGCCGCCGGAGGCAAAACAGGAAACACGCCCGGGAACTGGACCGTTGTCGAGACCGATGCCAGTCTGGGCTATCCCGGGCTGCCACAATCTGCTACCGGTCAAACTGCGCTCTGGACTGGCGTGAATGGCGCCCGAGCTATGGGCCGCCACATGACGGGCTTTCCCGGCCCAACTCTGATCCGCGTCATCGAGCGCTATTCGATCATCAAACGCCTCTGCGAGGCTGGCTTGCGCTGTTCCCTGATGAACGCCTATACCCATTCCTATATTGAACGGATTCAACAAAGGCCGCGCCTGGCAAGCGCCTCGACGCATGTCCAGCGCGTCTCCGGTCAGAGATTGAAGACTGTCGATGATCTGGAGCAAAATGATGCGCTCTACATGGATATCACCCATGAAATCATGCACCAGATTTATCCGGATCTCGCCGAGCGCTTTCCCACGCAATCGGCCCGACAGCGCGGCGCGGACTTTGCAAGGATTGCATCAAACTACGATCTGTGCTTGTTTGAGTTCTTTTTGACCGACAAGGCCGGCCACGAGCAGAGCTTCGAGATGTGCGCCTGGTGCATCCAGGTGCTGGAGGAATTCCTTGATGGATTGTGCGCGGCCATGGATCCGCAGCGCGACCTGCTGGTAATTGCCTCAGATCACGGCAACTCGGAAGACCTGAGCGTAAAGACGCATACTCATCGAGCCGTGCCAACCTTCCTTTTTGGAAATGGGGCCGAAGCAGGCGCAAAGTCAATTCGCAGCCTGATTGATATTCCGCCCTTCCTGTATAGCCAGCTGGGTCTGCCGGACGGCTCGCCGGAAGAATCTCATCGGCGGTCAGCGGAGCTGGCCGCGGAATCGTCGCTGTCACTATCGCCGCCCGGGACCTCGGCCGGCGGCCTGCCGCCTTCCGGATAA
- a CDS encoding class I SAM-dependent methyltransferase, whose amino-acid sequence MRGRPYYEEPEFHDYLLSRERRDLFPVRSLLSQIKWEGVENLLDFGSGNGYFLRGLLEVLPENASVWGAECQEDLIDYCLSQKVKEGIERFTPFYTERTEHPLLPDWLPEFDMAFCACVLSTFADPAMAIRGVGRSVKNDGRMIILDWERVEAPSGPEIGQKVSKDRMLFFVRDAGYRLVRTLKANSYTYLLEIEKGDEAREEHDRYSRLELPN is encoded by the coding sequence ATGCGCGGTCGCCCTTATTACGAGGAACCAGAGTTCCATGACTACCTCCTTTCCCGGGAGAGAAGAGACCTCTTTCCCGTTCGCTCGTTGCTCTCGCAGATCAAATGGGAAGGCGTGGAGAACCTGCTCGATTTTGGGTCGGGCAACGGTTATTTTTTACGCGGCCTGCTGGAGGTCCTCCCGGAGAACGCGTCGGTTTGGGGCGCTGAGTGTCAGGAGGATTTGATAGACTATTGTCTCAGTCAAAAGGTCAAGGAAGGTATCGAGCGGTTTACGCCCTTTTATACGGAACGCACGGAGCACCCGCTGCTGCCAGATTGGCTGCCCGAGTTTGACATGGCCTTTTGCGCCTGTGTCCTCTCGACCTTCGCCGACCCGGCAATGGCAATTCGCGGCGTGGGCCGCAGCGTCAAGAACGATGGGCGAATGATCATACTTGACTGGGAGCGCGTGGAGGCGCCTTCCGGTCCGGAGATCGGCCAAAAGGTTAGCAAAGATCGGATGCTTTTTTTTGTGCGCGATGCCGGCTATCGTCTCGTTCGCACGTTAAAGGCCAACTCCTATACCTATCTTCTGGAAATCGAAAAGGGCGATGAAGCGCGCGAGGAGCATGATCGCTATTCGCGCCTCGAGTTGCCGAACTAG
- a CDS encoding ABC transporter ATP-binding protein, whose protein sequence is MQHAIEIKGLVKEYRGESETITVLNGLDLSIADRSIASVEGASGEGKSTLLNILGAIDHASGGSVRIFGQELRELGEREKERFRAETVGLIFQHHYLLPDFTVLENAMMPLLIRRSSAVDAKREAQRALELVGLAHRLNHFPNQISGGEMARAGVARALVGGKKLILADEPTGNLDHGNSAKLQNLLWQLQEEMGFTLLIVTHDQELASHVPLRHRLADGMIRPFGN, encoded by the coding sequence ATGCAGCACGCCATTGAAATTAAGGGCCTGGTCAAAGAGTACCGCGGTGAAAGCGAAACGATTACCGTGCTGAACGGCCTCGATTTGAGCATTGCCGATCGTAGCATCGCCTCTGTGGAAGGCGCAAGCGGCGAGGGGAAGAGCACGCTACTCAACATACTTGGCGCCATCGATCACGCCAGCGGCGGTAGCGTTCGTATCTTTGGCCAGGAGCTGCGCGAGCTTGGCGAGCGAGAAAAGGAGCGCTTTCGCGCCGAAACGGTTGGCCTGATCTTTCAGCACCACTACCTGCTTCCGGACTTTACGGTACTGGAAAATGCAATGATGCCGCTACTCATCCGTCGCTCTTCGGCGGTCGATGCAAAGCGCGAGGCGCAACGCGCTCTGGAATTGGTCGGACTTGCTCATCGCTTGAACCATTTTCCAAATCAAATCTCTGGCGGCGAGATGGCCAGGGCCGGCGTAGCGCGCGCACTGGTGGGCGGAAAGAAACTGATCCTGGCTGATGAGCCAACCGGCAACCTGGATCATGGCAATTCGGCGAAGTTGCAAAATCTGCTCTGGCAACTTCAAGAAGAAATGGGATTCACTTTGTTGATTGTGACCCATGACCAGGAATTGGCATCCCATGTTCCCCTGCGACACCGACTGGCCGATGGCATGATTCGCCCTTTTGGAAATTGA